One Macadamia integrifolia cultivar HAES 741 unplaced genomic scaffold, SCU_Mint_v3 scaffold_158A, whole genome shotgun sequence genomic window carries:
- the LOC122070931 gene encoding LOW QUALITY PROTEIN: probable leucine-rich repeat receptor-like protein kinase At1g35710 (The sequence of the model RefSeq protein was modified relative to this genomic sequence to represent the inferred CDS: inserted 1 base in 1 codon) has translation MGSGSVSSLGARYVIDSLTLYNFEDLXKATEFFSEGHRIKGSVYHDMINGDDAAIKRMKGDVSNEMNILKQIKHSNVIRLSGFCVHHGNTYLVYEFAEKDSLRDWLHEKEYQSSCPLEWTQRVQIAYDMTEGLNYLHNYSNAPYIHKDLKSSKIHLDSNFRAKIGNFGLARTLEEENLHFCIGEINHLMELNVSFNNLNGSIPASLGDLDDLTTLSLFVNALSGSIPVEIGNLKNLTGLCMYRNFLTGSIPSTFGNLTKLTKLYLYQNNLSGPIPSEIGNLASLVNLELSTNLLTGSIPSTFGNLTKLTTLYLHQNNLSGPIPLEIGNLASLVDLELSTNLLTASIPSTFGNLTKLTTLYLYQNNLSGPIPSKIGNLASLVDLALSTNLLTGSIPSTFGNLTKLTKLYLYQNNLSGPIPSEIGNLASLVNLELSTNLLTGSIPSTFGNLTKLTTLYLSQNNLSGHIPLEIGNLASLVDLELSTNLLTGSIPSTFGNLTKLTMLYLYQNNLSGPIPSKIGNLASLVDLALSTNLLTGSIPSTFGNLTKLTTLYLYQNNLSGPIPSEIGNLASLVDLGLSTNLLTGSIPSTFGNLTKLTKLYLSQNNLSGPIPLEIGNLASLVDLELSQNNLSGPIPSEIGNLASLVDLYLSTNLLTGSIPSTFGNLTKLANLILLENQLSGIIPASIGNLKNLVFLYISHNNFSGNLPPCIGGSLLYFIASDNCFTSTILKGLRNCTSILRIRIENNQLKGNVSEVFGSYPHLYYINLSNNQFYGEISSDWGKCPNLTSLVMSRNEITGRIPPELGKSPLLQRLDLSSNRLIGEIPKELLEMKILLSLNLSHNQLSGMLPSEIGKLSNQEELDLSANNLIGPIPQQLGDCVKMIYLHLGKNRFNGSIPNQMGNLISLQILLDLSHNQLLGKIPSEIGQLHSLETLNLSHNMLSGSIPSSLEEMLSLTCIDISYNELEGPIPQIKAFADAPREAFINNKALCGNASKGLPSCNSSMIEKRTSGKKHMYIFYILLPILSAMFLPSIVIGIAWVFQRKAKKNIETGQEEIIDQGDLFAICNYDGRIVHENIIEATENFDDKHCIGRGGYGSVYKATLSTGQLVAVKKLHPLQEDVGVVKKNHFTNEIRALTEIRHMNIVKFYGFCSHARHSYLVYEYLERGSLAKILGDVGKATELDWIKRINVIKGVANALSYMHHDCSPPIIHRDISGGNILLDIEYEARVSDFGIARLLMPDSSNWTSLAGTYGYLAPEFAYTMRVTEKCDVYSFGVVTIEILMGKHPGELLSSLSLSSLTSLESSSTIQTMMLKDVLDQRLPPPTTDVYGAVVPIVQMAFTCLNGDPQSRPTMKHVSQELSSHKPISIESFQTATLGEFLHGGRVLR, from the exons ATGGG atctgggtccgtctcctctTTGGGGGCTCGTTATGTAATCGATTCATTGACCTTGTACAACTTTGAAGACT CAAAAGCTACCGAGTTCTTCAGTGAAGGTCATAGGATCAAGGGATCTGTTTATCACGACATGATTAATGGTGATGACGCTGCTATAAAGAGGATGAAAGGGGATGTCTCAAACGAGATGAATATACTAAAACAAATCAAGCATTCCAATGTGATCAGACTATCTGGGTTCTGTGTACACCATGGGAACACCTATCTTGTTTATGAATTTGCGGAGAAGGATTCCTTAAGAGATTGGCTTCACGAGAAGGAGTATCAGAGTTCTTGCCCTCTTGAGTGGACGCAAAGAGTTCAAATTGCTTACGATATGACAGAAGGGCTTAATTACCTTCATAACTACTCGAATGCCCCTTACATTCACAAGGACTTGAAGAGCAGTAAAATTCACTTGGACTCAAATTTCAGAGCCAAGATTGGTAATTTTGGATTGGCGAGAACCTTAGAGGAGGAGAATCTTCATTTCT GTATAGGAGAGATAAATCATCTTATGGAACTAAATGTCTCTTTCAACAATCTCAATGGTTCAATTCCTGCATCTTTGGGTGATTTGGACGATCTTACTACTTTATCACTCTTTGTCAATGCACTTTCTGGTTCTATTCCTGTCGAAATAGGAAATTTGAAAAATCTGACTGGGTTATGTATGTACAGGAATTTTCTAACAGGATCCATCCCCTCCACATTTGGGAACTTAACCAAGTTGACCAAGTTATATCTGTATCAAAATAATCTTTCTGGTCCCATTCCTTCAGAAATAGGAAACTTGGCATCCCTTGTAAATTTAGAACTATCTACAAATCTTCTGACTGGATCCATCCCCTCCACATTTGGGAACTTAACCAAGTTGACCACGTTATATCTGCATCAGAATAATCTTTCTGGTCCCATTCCTTTAGAAATAGGAAACTTGGCATCCCTTGTAGATTTAGAACTGTCTACAAATCTTCTGACTGCATCCATCCCCTCCACATTTGGGAACTTAACAAAGCTGACAACGTTATATCTGTATCAGAATAATCTTTCTGGTCCCATTCCTTCAAAAATAGGAAACTTGGCATCCCTAGTAGATTTAGCACTGTCTACAAATCTTCTGACTGGATCCATCCCCTCCACATTTGGGAACTTAACCAAGTTGACCAAGTTATATCTGTATCAAAATAATCTTTCTGGTCCCATTCCTTCAGAAATAGGAAACTTGGCATCCCTTGTAAATTTAGAACTGTCTACAAATCTTCTGACTGGATCCATCCCCTCCACATTTGGGAACTTAACCAAGTTGACCACGTTATATCTATCTCAGAATAATCTTTCTGGTCACATTCCTTTAGAAATAGGAAACTTGGCATCCCTTGTAGATTTAGAACTGTCTACAAATCTTCTGACTGGATCCATCCCCTCCACATTTGGGAACTTAACCAAGCTGACAATGTTATATCTGTATCAGAATAATCTTTCTGGTCCCATTCCTTCAAAAATAGGAAACTTGGCATCCCTTGTAGATTTAGCACTGTCTACAAATCTTCTGACTGGATCCATCCCCTCCACATTTGGGAACTTAACCAAGCTGACAACGTTATATCTGTATCAGAATAATCTTTCTGGTCCCATTCCTTCAGAAATAGGAAACTTGGCATCCCTTGTAGATTTAGGACTGTCTACAAATCTTCTGACTGGATCCATCCCCTCCACATTTGGGAACTTAACCAAGTTGACCAAGTTATATCTGTCTCAGAATAATCTTTCTGGTCCCATCCCTTTAGAAATAGGAAACTTGGCATCCCTTGTAGATTTAGAACTGTCTCAGAATAATCTTTCTGGTCCCATTCCTTCAGAAATAGGAAACTTGGCATCCCTTGTAGATTTATACCTGTCTACAAATCTTCTGACTGGATCCATCCCCTCCACATTTGGGAACTTAACCAAGTTAGCCAACTTGATCTTGTTAGAAAATCAATTATCTGGCATCATCCCTGCATCTATAGGAAATTTGAAAAATTTAgttttcctatatattagtcACAACAATTTCTCTGGCAATTTACCGCCATGCATTGGTGGATCACTTTTATATTTCATTGCAAGTGACAATTGTTTCACCAGTACCATCTTGAAAGGGTTGAGAAATTGCACAAGCATTTTGAGAATCCGAATAGAGAACAACCAATTGAAGGGAAATGTATCAGAAGTTTTTGGTTCGTATCCACATTTGTATTACATCAATCTGAGCAATAACCAATTCTATGGTGAGATTTCATCAGATTGGGGAAAGTGCCCAAATCTTACAAGCCTAGTGATGTCAAGAAATGAGATTACTGGTAGGATACCTCCAGAGCTTGGGAAGTCACCTCTACTACAACGGCTTGACCTTTCTTCCAACCGTCTAATTGGAGAGATTCCAAAGGAATTATTGGAAATGAAGATTTTGTTAAGCCTAAATTTGAGCCATAACCAACTTTCAGGTATGTTGCCATCGGAAATTGGAAAGTTGTCAAACCAAGAAGAACTTGATTTGTCAGCCAACAATCTAATTGGACCTATTCCGCAACAGCTAGGGGATTGCGTCAAAATGATTTACCTACACTTGGGTAAAAACAGATTTAATGGAAGCATTCCAAACCAAATGGGTAACCTGATTTCACTACAGATTCTATTGGATCTTAGTCATAATCAACTCTTGGGAAAGATACCATCAGAGATTGGGCAATTGCATAGTCTGGAAACTTTAAATCTCTCACACAATATGCTCTCCGGTTCCATTCCCTCATCACTAGAAGAGATGTTGAGTTTGACATGCATTGACATATCATACAATGAGTTGGAAGGTCCGATTCCCCAAATTAAAGCCTTCGCAGATGCTCCTAGAGAGGCTTTCATAAACAACAAAGCATTGTGTGGCAATGCTTCAAAAGGTTTACCCTCTTGCAATTCTTCTATGATAGAAAAGAGGACTTCTGGAAAGAAGCACATGTACATCTTTTATATCTTACTTCCTATTTTGAGTGCAATGTTTCTACCATCCATAGTTATAGGAATTGCTTGGGTTTTtcaaagaaaagcaaagaaaaatatagaaacaGGACAAGAGGAAATAATTGATCAGGGAGATCTATTTGCAATATGTAACTATGATGGTAGAATTGTGCATGAAAATATCATTGAAGCAACAGAGAACTTTGATGACAAGCATTGCATTGGGAGAGGAGGATATGGAAGTGTTTACAAAGCAACTTTATCAACTGGTCAATTGGTAGCTGTGAAGAAGCTTCATCCATTACAAGAAGATGTTGGCGTGgtcaaaaaaaatcattttacaaATGAGATTCGTGCATTAACTGAAATACGACACATGAACATTGTAAAATTTTATGGTTTCTGTTCACATGCACGGCActcatatttggtttatgagtATTTGGAAAGGGGAAGTTTGGCTAAGATCCTTGGAGATGTGGGGAAGGCGACAGAGTTGGATTGGATCAAGAGAATAAATGTAATTAAAGGCGTGGCCAATGCACTATCTTACATGCACCATGATTGCTCACCACCAATAATTCATAGAGACATATCGGGTGGAAATATTTTGTTGGATATAGAGTATGAAGCTCGTGTGTCAGATTTTGGCATTGCAAGGCTTCTAATGCCCGATTCAAGTAATTGGACTTCTCTTGCAGGCACTTATGGCTATCTTGCCCCAG AGTTTGCTTATACAATGCGGGTGACAGAAAAGTGTGATGTGTATAGCTTTGGTGTGGTAACAATAGAAATATTAATGGGAAAGCACCCTGGTGAGCTCCTTTCATCTTTATCACTATCATCATTGACATCGTTGGAATCGTCATCAACTATACAAACCATGATGTTGAAGGATGTTTTAGACCAACGACTCCCTCCTCCCACAACTGATGTTTATGGAGCGGTGGTTCCTATTGTACAAATGGCATTTACATGCTTGAATGGTGATCCCCAATCTCGGCCAACCATGAAACATGTGTCTCAGGAGCTATCATCTCACAAGCCAATTTCTATTGAATCATTTCAAACAGCCACATTAGGAGAATTCTTGCATGGAGGAAGAGTACTCAGGTAG
- the LOC122070934 gene encoding uncharacterized protein LOC122070934: MLRILVSSLLFIKKDSFLEVFSEDVQKLWNEWELRFLVFFSLLLQVILIFFGSRRKFSASNWVRVILWLSYLSADAVAITALGALSHSQGQTAARSSSSSSSNSNSSSELMALWAPFLLLHLGGPDTITAYSLEDNELWMRHFLGLLQQFGIAVYVTVRSWAYSRVSILTVFMFIPGIVKYGERTWVLRFASKENFRDSMLGPPEAGLNYAKFMNDYDSKQAKGSRVTVARIEDFQLQMDDDNPDGQCDEAQQKPDSSHSTAEGNESHLPDDKVLLIAYKSFEKFKLLFVDLILSADEWKTSREIFQDSSSTTAFKVIEMELGFTYDLLYSKAPLVYSPAGLVLRCITFSSIITLFVAFITGGNHYYLHHYMEVDIFITYILFIGAFILEIYAIFILISSDRAFLWLSKPNAHTIPRLVSKLTKKRLSSRKRWSNSVAQYNFISVCVNDKRKPPKILLVDKLVEKYYYKYSKEVLFKSKELIFKELKRKSKKVEKIEDVKNLCASRGDGVLGNNSHLREKLQWSLNDVEFDQSILLWHIATDLCYECDNNISPFAELHRQTSKLLSDYMLYLLIMCPFMLPEGIGQIRFRDTREEAERFFKETNSKFDKIKACEKLLEVNTEIRPVEVKGDQSKSVLFDACRLAKTLQSFEGEKFDKWEIMCHVWIEMMSYAANQCRGTNHAQQLRQGGEFITHVWLLMAHLGIAQLFQISQGHVRAMLISG, translated from the exons ATGCTGAGGATTT TGGTTAGCAGTTTGCTCTTTATAAAGAAGGATAGTTTCCTGGAGGTTTTCTCAGAAGATGTCCAGAAGCTCTGGAATGAATGGGAGCTCcgatttctggttttttttagCCTCCTATTACAAgtcattctcatcttctttggcAGCCGCAGAAAGTTCAGTGCTAGTAATTGGGTGCGGGTCATTCTTTGGTTATCTTACTTGTCTGCAGACGCAGTAGCAATCACTGCCCTCGGTGCCCTCTCCCACAGTCAAGGACAGACTGCCGCccgcagcagcagcagcagcagcagcaacagcaacagcagcagtgAACTAATGGCTCTGTGGGCACCATTTCTTCTGTTGCACCTTGGTGGCCCAGACACCATCACTGCCTACTCCTTAGAAGATAATGAACTGTGGATGAGGCACTTTCTTGGACTATTGCAACAATTTGGTATTGCAGTTTATGTTACGGTCAGGTCGTGGGCTTATAGCCGAGTCTCTATTCTTACTGTCTTCATGTTTATCCCTGGAATTGTCAAGTATGGGGAAAGGACATGGGTTCTCAGGTTCGCGAGTAAGGAAAATTTCAGAGACTCTATGCTTGGTCCTCCAGAGGCAGGCCTCAATTATGCTAAATTCATGAATGATTATGATTCTAAGCAGGCCAAAGGGTCCCGAGTCACCGTGGCAAGGATTGAAGATTTTCAGTTGCAAATGGACGACGATAACCCAGATGGCCAATGCGATGAAGCTCAGCAGAAACCAGATTCTTCACATAGTACAGCAGAAGGCAATGAATCTCATCTTCCTGATGATAAGGTTTTGCTTATAGCATATAAATCCTTTGAGAAATTCAAGCTTCTCTTCGTGGATCTCATCTTAAGTGCTGATGAGTGGAAGACCAGCAGAGAAATCTTTCAAGACAGTTCATCAACAACAGCTTTCAAAGTGATCGAAATGGAACTTGGGTTCACATATGATTTACTTTACTCAAAAGCTCCCTTGGTTTATTCCCCTGCAGGCCTGGTTCTACGTTGCATCACCTTCTCATCTATAATCACTCTGTTTGTGGCCTTCATTACGGGTGGTAACCATTACTACTTGCATCATTACATGGAGGTGGACATCTTCATAACTTACATTTTGTTCATTGGAGCATTTATTCTGGAGATTTATGCCATCTTCATTCTGATTTCTTCTGACCGGGCATTCCTTTGGCTAAGTAAGCCCAATGCACACACTATTCCAAGGCTAGTATCAAAGCTTACAAAGAAAAGGCTATCTTCCAGGAAAAGGTGGTCTAATTCAGTGGCACAGTATAACTTTATAAGCGTTTGTGTGAATGACAAACGTAAACCACCCAAAATTTTACTTGTTGACAAATTAGTAGAAAAATACTATTACAAATACTCTAAGGAAGTCCTCTTTAAGTCGAAAGAATTAATCTTCAAAGAGCTgaagagaaaatcaaaaaaagTTGAGAAGATTGAGGATGTCAAGAATTTGTGTGCAAGTAGAGGTGATGGTGTGCTTGGAAATAACAGTCATCTCCGGGAGAAGCTTCAGTGGAGTCTGAATGATGTAGAATTTGATCAGAGCATTCTTCTATGGCACATTGCTACAGATCTTTGCTACGAGTGCGATAATAATATTTCTCCTTTCGCAGAATTGCATCGTCAAACAAGCAAGTTATTATCAGATTATATGTTGTATCTTCTTATAATGTGTCCTTTTATGTTGCCTGAAGGGATTGGGCAAATCAGGTTCAGAGATACTCGTGAAGAAGCTGAGAGGTTTTTTAAAGAGACAAATTCGAAATTCGACAAAATTAAAGCTTGTGAGAAGTTGCTTGAGGTGAACACAGAAATTAGACCTGTTGAAGTGAAGGGAGATCAAAGCAAGTCTGTACTATTTGATGCATGTAGGCTTGCAAAAACTCTGCAATCATTTGAGGGAGAGAAGTTTGATAAATGGGAGATAATGTGTCATGTGTGGATCGAGATGATGTCATATGCTGCAAACCAATGCAGAGGGACTAACCATGCTCAACAACTTAGACAAGGTGGGGAATTTATCACTCATGTATGGCTTCTAATGGCACATCTTGGTATTGCACAACTGTTTCAAATTTCGCAAGGGCATGTGAGAGCTATGTTGATTTCTGGGTAA